The nucleotide sequence GGGCAGCTCGATGTCGGCGCAGCCCAGCGCATCGGCCACGGCATTGGCGATACAGGGCGGCGTGCTCATGTTGTTGCCCTCGCCCAGGCCTTTGGCGCCCAGCGGGGTGTAGGGACTGGGCGTTTCCAGGTGCAGGATCAGCGGCTCGGGCACTTCGCACGTGGTCGGGACCAGATAGTCGGCGAAGGTGCCGGACTGGAAGCTGCCGTCGCCGCCGTAGCGGAACTCCTCCATGAGCGCGGCGCCCAGGCCTTGCGCGAAAGCGCCGCGTATCTGCCCGTCGGCCAGCGCGGGATTCAGCAAGGTGCCGGCATCGTGCGTGGTGACGTAGCGGTCGATGCGGACCCGGCCGGTATCGCGGTCCACCTCGACCGCGCAGATGTCGAAGGCGAAGCCATACGCCGCCGACGTATTGACGCGATCGTCGTCGTCCGGCGCGGTGAGTTCGGGCGGTGTCCAGAAGGCCGTTTCCCGCAGGCCGGGCGCCTCCCCCGCGGGCAGCAGCCCCGGCGCCCAGTGCGGCCCGGCGGCGAAGCGCGCGAACGGCAGCGCGCGGTCGGGCGCATGGCGCGAAAACACCTTGCCGTCTTCGAACATGATCTCGGCCGGCTGGCAAGCCAGCGTCCCGGCGGCGATGCGCGCCAGCTTGTCGCGCAGACGCTGGCAGGCGATGTGCAGCGTGCCCGCCACCGCGCCGGCGAAGCGGCTGGAGTAATTGCCCGCGGCCACCGACCACGCATCCTTGGTCGTGTCGAACTCCACATTCACCATGACGTCTTCCACGGCGACGCCGAACACGTCGGCGGCGACCTGCGCGCAGACGGTGCGGTGTCCCTGCCCCGCCGGCGAGGACGCCACGGTAACGGTAATGCCGCCCAAGGGATCGATGGCCACGGTGGCCGCGGCGATGCCGCCGTTCTTGGGCCCCGCCTTGGCGCGCTGCTCGCGCGTCAGCGCGGTGGTGATATAGCCCATATTGGAGATCGAGGGCTCGACGATGGCGGCGAAACCGATGCCGTAAAGCCGCCCCTGGGCGCGCGCGGCCGCCTGGCGCGCGCGCAGCTCGTCCAGCCCGCCTTCGCGCACGGCCATGTCCAGGGCCTTGTGGTAATCGCCCGAATCGATCAATGCCCCGGCCGCGGCGCGATAAGGAAAGGCGTCGCGCGGGATGAAGTTGCGCCGGTACACATCCAGCGGATCCATGCCCAGCTCGACCGCGATGCGCTGCACCAGGCGTTCCAGCACGAAATACGTCTGCGGCCCGCCGAAGCCGCGCACCAGGCCGGTGGGAGTCTTGCTGGTCAGCACCACGCGATTGCGCACGCGCAGGTGTTCGATCGCATAAGCGCCGGTCAGGCAGCCGTGCATGCGGTAGAAGGTGGCGGGCTCCGGCGCCCGCAGGTAGCCGCCGCAATCGTCTAGCTGGTCCAGCGACAGGGCCAGGATGCGCCCGTCCCGGTCGACCGCGGCCTCCGCGTGGCACAAGCGCGCGGTGGCCGATGTCGCCGCCGTCAGGTGCTCCAGGCGGTCCTCCACCCACTTCACGGGCGCGCCGGCCTTGCGCGAGGCCAGGCACATCAGCACGATGGGGCTCATCACCGCCTGCTTCACGCCGAAGCTGCCGCCGGAGTCGGCGAAGGTGCGATGGCGCAGCCGGTTGCCCGGCACTTTCAGGGCCATCGCCATCACCGTATGCAGCGAGAACGGCCCCATGAAATTGGACTGGACGTCGTAGCCGTCCTGTTCGGAAATGAACTGCGCCACCACCACCGCGGTCTCGATGGGCGTGCAGGAATTGCGCGGATAGCGCAAGGTCAGCCCGATACGGCGGGGCGCGGCCGCGAATGCCGCGTCCGGGTCGCCGTAGCGGAAAGCGCGGTCGCTCACCACATTGCTGCCCACCTGCTCGTGCAGGACCGGCGCATCCGGCGCGATCGCGCTTTCGATGTCGGTCACCGGCGCCAGCGGCTCGTAATCGGCCTCCACCAGCTCGGCCGCGTCTTCCGCCAGATAGCGGCTTTCCGCCACCACGACGGCCACCGGCTCGCCCACGTAGCGCACCTTGTCCACCGCCAGCGCCCACAGGTCCATCGGCTGCTTGACGCCGACGATAAAGGGCTTGGACCAGCGCTGCACGTCGGCCCCCGTCAACACCGCGCGCACGCCTGGCATCGCTTCGGCGCGCGCGGCGCGGACCGCGCGAAGCCGGGCATGCGCGTGGGGCGACCGCACCACCGCCGCGTGCAGCGTGCCCGGCCGCAGGGCCGCATCGTCGCCGTAGCCGCCGCGGCCCGTCAGCAGCGCCCGGTCCTCGACGCGCGCGGCGGCGCGCCCCAGGTGCCGGCGCGGCCGCGGCGCCGTCTCGGGTGCGGCGATGGGATCGAGGGTGGTAACCGTCATGGAGATGCGCTCACTCGGCCCGGATGCCGGCCTTCTTGATCACCGGCGCCCATTTGGCGTCCTGCGCCTGGAAGAACTTCTCGAAATCCGCCGTGGAACCGCCCAATACCTGTACGCCTTGCGCGGCGAAGACGGACTTCACGTCCTCGTCCTGCAGGGCCTTGTTCAACTGGGCGTTCAGCTTCTCGACGATGGCCGTGGGCGTTCCGCGCGGCACCGCCAGGCCGTACCAGACCGCGACCTCGAAGCCGGGGTAGCCTTGCTCGGCCACCGTCGGGATGTCCGGTACCGAGGGCAGCCGCTTGGCCGTGGTAATGCCGAGCGAGCGCATCTTGCCCGCCTTGATTTGCGGCAAGGCATTGGGCAGGTTGTCGAACATGACGTCGACCTGGCCACCCAGCAAGGCGGTGACCATGGGCGCGCTGCCCTTGTACGGAATCTGGTTCATGTCCGTGCCGGTCACGTTCTTGAAGTACTCCATCGCCAGGTGCAGCGAGGTACCGTTGCCGGCCGACGCGTAGTTCATCTTGCCGGGGCTCGCCTTGGCCCGGGCCACCAGGTCGGGCAGCGACTTGATGGGCGATTCCGCGCGCACCAGCAGCACGTTGGGCGTCTGCCCCGCCAGCAGTACCGGCACGAAGTCGCGCTGCGTGTCGTAGGGCAGCTTGGGGTAGATGTACTGGTTCACCACCAGCGGGAATCCCACCACGACCAGCGTATAGCCGTCCGGGGCCGCGCGGGCGCCCGCTTCGGTGCCGACCACCGTGCCGGCGCCGGGCCGGTTTTCCACGATGACGGGCTGGTGCCAGGCCTCGGTCAGTTTCTTGCCCAGCACCCGCGCCATGGTGTCGTTGAAGCCGCCTGGCGTATACGGCACGATGATGCGCATGGCATTGTCCGGATAGGTGCCCGCGCCATCGGCGGCGGGCGCCGCCGCCGCCGTGGCGGTCGCCGCGGCCATGCACGCCGTGGCAAGTAAGGCGCCGCAGCGGCGCGCGATATTCTGGTATTGCATTCGTCCCTCCTTGTTATGGCTGTTCATCGGGATGCCCGATGTTTCCTTTTTCCGCCCGTACTCAGGCGACCCCCACCTGCTGGTAGATGTGCTTGATTTCCTGGAAATCGATCAGGGCGTCGTAGCCGTGCAGCCGTCCCAGGCCGCTGCGGCGGTAGCCGCCGGTCTCGGCCTCCGCGAACAGCTTGTTGTGGTCGTTGATCCATACCGTGCCGTTCTTCAGGGCGCGCGCCACGCGCATGGCGCGGGCGCCGTCGCGCGTCCAAACGCTGGCCGACAGGCCGTATTCGGAATGATTGGCGCGCGCGATCGCCTCGGCCTCGTCCTCGAAGCGTTCGATCACGACCAGCGGTCCGAAGATTTCTTCCTGGATGAAGAAGGCATGCGTATCCCGATGCGCGACCAGCGTGGGGCTGAGAAAAGCGCCGTTTGCCAGCGCGCCGCCCAGCCGCTCGCCGCGCAGCAGGACTTCGTCCGCCGCATCCACGGCCTGCGCGATGCGCGCGCCCACGCTGTCGGCGGCGGCCGCGTCGATCAGCGGCCCCATGCTGGCGCCTTCGGACAGGCCGGGCCCGACGCGCTGGGCGCGCAGCGCCTCGGCCAGCGCGTGCTTCATGGCGTCGTAGTGCCGCGCGTGCACCAGCACACGGCGCGCGGCCGTGCATTGCTGGCCGCTGATGATGGTCGCGGCCGCGGCCAGTGCCGGCGCGGCGGCGGCGACGTCGGCGTCCTCGAACACCAGGCAGGCCGATTTGCCGCCGAGTTCCAGCGACAGTTTTTTCATCGTGGGCGCCGCCGCGGCCATGATGCGCTGGCCGACGGCGTTCGATCCGGTAAAGCTGATGACGTCCACGTCGGGCGATTCCACCAGCCGCGACGCCACCTCGTGGCCCGTCTCGCTGACCAGGTTCACCACGCCGGGCGGCAAGCCAGGCGTTTCATGCAAGGCGGCGACCAGGGCCGCGCTTACCAGCGCCGTCTGCGGCGCGGGCTTGATGACGGCCGTGCAGCCCGCCGCGAGCGCTGGCGCCAGCGAGCGGATCAGCAGCACCGCCGGCGCATTCCACGGGACGATGATGCCCGCCACGCCGGCCGGCTCCTTCAGCAGTGTCGAGAACGCGCCGGGCTCCACCTCGAACACATGGCCGGGCATATAGCGCGACAGGCCGGCGTAGTAGCGGATCTCGGAAACCGCCGCGGCGATCTCGCCGCGCGACTGCCCCAGCACCTTGCCGTTTTCCAGCGTCAACAGCCGCGCCAGCGCGTCGGCGCGCGCTTCCACGGCGTCGGCCCAGCGCAGCATGGCCATCTGCCGCAGGCGCGGATCGCGGGCCCACGAAGGCCCGTCGAAGGCGCGCCGCGCGGCGGCGATCGCCGCGTCGGCGTCCGCGCGCGAGGACGCGGCATAGCGCCCGAGCACGCCGCCGTCCGCGGGATTGCGGCTGTCGCCCCACTGTCCGTCGTGCGCGGCGCGCCATTGCCCGTCGATCAGATTGCTTGCCTGCGTGTGTTCCATGATGCGTTCCGGCGCCTTATTCGACCGTGATATGGCCGTCGCGCACGACCTTTTTCCACAAGGCCACCTGCGTGGCGATGAAGCGGCGGAAGTCCTCCGGCGTGCCGCCGTCGGGCACCACGCCCTGCTGGGCGAAGGCTTCCTTGATGTCCGGCATGGCCAGCACCTCGTTCAGGTCGCGGTTCAACTTGTCGACGATGGCGGGCGGCGTGCCGGCCGGCACCACGAAGCCGTGCCAGGACTCGACCTCATAGCCCGGCAGCCCGGCCTCGGCCGCCGTCGGCAGTTCGGGCATCAGCGGCGAGCGCGCCGCGCTGGCCACCGCCAGCGCCCGCACCTTGCCGGACTTCAGGAATGGCAGCGCATTGGGCAGCAGGTCCACGGCCAGGTCCACCTGCGCGCCGGCCAGGTCCGTTAGCATGGGCGTGCTGCCCTTGTAGGGCACTTGCGTCATGCGGGTGCCCGACATGCTTTCGAACAGGGCCATGGCCAGATGGTTGGACGAGCCCGGCCCGGACGAGCCGTAGTTCAGTCCCCCGGGACGCGCCTTGGCGGCGGCCAGCACGTCTTTCAGCGTATGCAGCGGACTGCCCGCATGCGTCACCAGCATCATGGGCGAGCGGCCCGCGAGCACCACCGGCGTGAAGGCCTTCTCGGTGTCGTACGGCAGCTTGTAAAGCGAGGGATTCGAGGCAAAGGGAAACTGCACCACCAGCAGCGTGTAGCCGTCGGGCGCCGACATCGCCACCGACTGGGTGCCGATCACCGTGCCGCCGCCGGGCTTGTTCTCCACGATCACCGGCTGTTTGTATTTCGGCGCCAGTTTGGCGGCCACCAGCCTGCCCAGCGTGTCGTTGAACCCGCCCACCGGATACGGCACGACGATGCGCACCGCCTTGGCGGGATAAGTGTCTTCCTGTGCCTGGACAGTGCCCATGGCCAGGGCCAAGCCCGCGCCAAGGACGGCCGCGGTCAACGCAAGTCTGCGCCGGGATGCATACATGCCTGGTCTCCTCTCTTTTTTTGATCCAACCGACGCGTCAGGCGTAGGCCGGCCCCTCGATGGGCGGATGGGCGGCCAGGAAGTCCTCGTCCACCTCGACGCCGATGCCCGGCCCTTGCGGTGGCGCGACGCAACCGTCCTCGCCGATGGTGAAAGGCGTGCTCACGAGCGCATCGCGGAACAGATTGCCGCGCGACACATCGGCCTCGAAGTAGCCGCCCTGGTCGATGGCGGCCAGCACATGCAGCGTGGCCGCCATATTGATGCCCGTCATCGAAGAGTGGGGATGCACGGGCAGCTTGTAGGCCGAGCCCAGCGCGGCGATGCGCAAGGTCTCTGTGATCCCGCCGGTCTTAGAAAGATCCGGCTGCAGGATGTCCACGACGCGGTCGTCCACCAGGCGGCTGAACTCGAAGCGCGTGTAGTGGTTCTCGCCGGCGGCGAAGGCGATGCGCCCATAGGCGCGCGCGCTTTCATAATTTCGGTAGTCGTGCGCGGGAAACGGCTCCTCCAGCCAGCCCACGCCCAACGCATCGAGCGCCGGGATGGCCTGGCGCGCGTCGCCCAGCGTATAGGCCGCGTTGGCATCGGCCAGGATGACGAGATCGTCGCCAAAGGCGTCGCGCACGGCTTGCACGCGCGCCAGGTCTCGCGCGACGGAGTCGCCAAGGCGCAACTTCACGGCCTTATAGCCCGCGCCGACATGAGCGGCCGCTTCTTCCACCAGCGAGGCCGGTTCCTGCCAGCCCAGCGCCACCCCGCCGGCATAGGCCGGAATGCGCCGGCTGGCCCCGCCGAGCAGCCGGTACAAGGGCCAGCCCACCGCCTTGGCACGGATGTCCCAGAGCGCCATGTCGATGCCGCTCATGGCGATCGCGCAACCGGCGCCGATGCCGTGGCTGGCCAGTTGCGCCGCGTAGATGCGCTGCCAGATCCCATTGACGTCGGCCGCCTGCATGCCCACCACCATCGGGCGCAGGGCGTGATTGACGAAATGGGCGATGCTGGAGTGCGCGCGGCCGTGGTGCGATTCACCCCAGCCCACCAGCCCGTCCGCGGTCGTCACCTTGACGATGACGGCGTCGCGCTTGAGCGCGCGCCCCACGCCCAGCCGCACGCTGTGCGCGGGCGGAACGGGAAACGACACGGCCCAGGCCTGCACGTCGGTCACGGCCGGCGCCGTTGTATCGGTCGTCTCGTGAAGGCGCGGCTGGGGCTGCATGATTCCTGGTCTCCTCGGTCGCGGCCTCGAACGGGCCGGTCGAAGAAAGTTTAGGAACCGTGCAACATCAGGTCAATTAATATTAAATTATTGTCTCTATCAGATTTACTGATACAGCGACCAGGAGGGAGCCGGGATGGAATTCAGGCAGATCCAGTATTTCGTTTGCCTTTACGAAGAAGGCTCGGTAACGCGCGCCGCGCGCCGGCTCAACATCGTGCAGCCGGCCCTGAGCATGCAGATCGCCAAGCTGGAACAGGAAACGGGGCGCCAGCTTTTCGTGCGCAGTTCCAGCGGCATGCAGCCCACGCCGGAAGCGCGGCAGATGTACCGCATCTTCATGCCGGTGCTGGCCGATTTCGCCCGCGCCCGCGAACAGGTCATGCAGCGCGACGACGAGCTCAGCGGCCAGGTGCGCGTGGGCATGATCGCCACTATCGCCCAGGGCGTGATGGTGGATGCGCTGATGGCCTTCACGCAGATGCATCCCAAGGTGGCGCTGGCGCTGGTCGACGGCTACAGCGGCGGCTTGATCGACGCGGTCGCCGGCGGCCAGCTGGACGCGGCCGTCATCAACAAGCCGCGCCGCCCCCTGGCGCTGGCCACCGAGCCCATCGCGGAAGAAAGCCTGGTGCTGGTCTGCGGCAACCACCACGCCGAGCTGCCGCCGGAAGTGCCCTTGCGCCAGATGGCCAGGCTCAAGCTCGTGCTGCCCACGCGCCAGCACGGGCTGCGCGGCATCCTCGAAAGTTTCGCGCAGGCCGAAGACGTGGACCTGGCCCCGGCGGTGGAGATCGATTCCATCAGCGCCATCCTGAAGCTGGTGCACGGCAGCGATTTCGCGTCCGTGCTGCCGCAGGTCGCCGTGCGCAGCGAGATATCGCTGGGCCGCGTGCGCAGCCACGCCATCGTGCGGCCCCGGTTGACGCGGCAGGTGGTCTGCGTCACGCATCCCCGCAGGACGCCCGGCGCGGCGGCATCCGCCTTCCTGCGCGTCCTGCTGCGCCACGTGCAGGACATGTCGGTCGCCTGAGGACGCGCCGGGCGGGCGCTAGAAGCGCTCGCCCTCGCGCAGGTAGCGCCATTGGCCCACGGGAAGGTCGCCCAGCATGACGCGGCCGATGCGAACCCGCTTCAAGCCCACGACCTTCAGCCCGACCAGCTCGCACATGCGGCGGATCTGCCGCTTCTTGCCTTCCTTCAGGATAAAGCGCAGCTGGTCGTCGTTCTGCCACGCCACCTTGGCGGGACGCAAGGGCTTGCCGTCCAGCGACAGGCCGTGGTTGAGCAAGGCCAGGCCCTGCTCGCCCAGACGGCCCTGCACGCGCACCAGGTATTCCTTTTCGATGCCGGAGTCCTCGCCGATGAGCTGTTTGGCGATGCGGCCGTCCTGTGTCAGGACGAGCAATCCGGTGGAATCGATATCCAGCCGCCCGGCCACGGCAAGGCCGCGCAAATGGCTGCGATCGAAACGCAGGGGAGAACGGTCGCCCGCCGCGCGCGATCGCGCGTCGATCAGGGCCGCCGCCGGCCGGTAGCCGTCTTCCGCCTGGCCGGAGACGTAGCCGATGGGCTTGTGGATCAGGATGGTGACGCGCTCGCGCTGGCGGGCTTGCGCCGCGCGTTCCAGCGTGATGGTCTGGCTGGGATAGGCCTTGGCGCCGAGTTCGGAAACGACTTCGCCATCCACGCGCACCCAGCCGCGCTCGATATAGCTGTCGGCCTCGCGCCGCGAACACAGGCCGCGTTCCGACATGAGCTTGGAGATGCGTACTTTTTCCATGGAAAGCGTGGCGAAAGCCGTCATTCTAGCGGCTTGCGTGTGCGGACGCCGGGCGGATGCGGCGGCGGCGCATCGGGCGCGAAGCGCTTGCGGGATAATACGGCACCATGAGAATCTTCCATCCCCGCAGCGCCGGCTGGATGCCGGTACCCCCGCCCTCCTGCACCCGAACCCAGAAATTCTGGCTCCTGCGCCCCGGCGCCCTGACGGCCGGCCTGCGCCAATTGGGCGGTTTCAGCCTGCGCGTGCTGGCCGAATACGCGCAGGCCGCCCCTGCCGAGGAAGCCCAGGCCATGCGGCTGGTCCCCGGCACGCTCGTGTGGGTGCGTGAAGTCCTGATGTCCATCGACGGCGTGCAGGGCGTGGTCGCGCGCAGCCTTACGCCCCTGCCGGCCTCGCGCGCCACCTGGCAGGGCATGCGGCGGCTGCGCTCTCGGCCCCTGGCCGACATGCTGTATCACGACCGCACCGTGCAGCGCTCCGCCTTCGAATGCCGGCGGCTGGCGCCGGGCGTGCCTTTCCATGCGACGGCGCTGGCCGTCACGGGCGCGCGCGGATCGGGCGCGCAAGCGGACGATGGCAAGGTGGTGGATATCCGCCGCGCGCTGGACGCGCGCCCGGCCATGGCCCTTCCCCTGATGGTTTCGGGCGAGGGCAGCCGGGACGCGCGCATCCTGGCCCGCCGCTCCGTGTTCTGGCGCCACGGCCAGCCCCTGCTCGTCGCGGAGGGCTTCCTGGCCTCGTTCTGGGAAAAGGCGGGAGACCGGCGGCCCCGCTAGCGTCCGCCAAAGCTCAGACGCTGGCGGCCTCTTCCTTGCCCGGCACGGCCTGCTTTTGCGCCTCCGCGTTTTCCTTCAGGCGCTGGGCCACCTGGGCAGCGACTTTCGCCTGTTCGTCCGGCGACATGGACTCGTACTGTTCCTGGCTGATGCCCATGCTGGCCAGCATCATGTAGAACATGCGCTTGCCCAGCGGCATGGACAGATACTCCGACAGCTGCTGCGCCGCGGGCGACTTGGCGCCGGGGCTGCCCGCTGGCGCGCCATGCGCGGCGGCCCATTGGTCCGGGTCCGCCAGGCTGCGCCGGGCGGCGTCCGGGCTGGAAGCCGCCGCATTGGAAGCGGCCCCGGTGCCGGCCGCCTGCCTGAAGATCTTGTCGAAGGCTCCATCCACCGCGCCGGTATCCGCGCCGTTGTTCTGCCGGGTGGCCGGCAAGCCGCCGACATAGGCGATGCCCTGCAATCCGAAACCGCTCATTTCCCTCTCCTTGCATGGAAAGCAAGTCCGGGGTACGCGATCGCGGCGCGGCCCTCCGGCGCTGATGCTCATCTATGCCCAGGATGATAGACGCGCCCGGGATGGCGCCAGCCGGCGGAATAGCGGGATGAATGGCACGCAATTCCCGCCGTCACCCATTCATTCCCGCCAGATCTCCGGCACGATGGCGACGCTGCCGCCCTCGGCGGTGATGTAGGCCTCGCCGTCCTGCACGTTAACGTCCAGCGACATGGTGCGTTCCGCCAGGGCGCCCAGCGCCTGCGTGTCCTGCGCGGGCAGATTGATCACCTTCAGGTTGCGGGCCCGCGCCACGCGGTCGCGCACGCCGTCCCACCAGATGCGGCTGGCATGGCCGCCGTAGCAGTAGATCAGGACCTGGCCGGCGCGGCCGCAGGCCTTCAGGATGCGGCGCTCGTCCGGCTGGCCGACTTCCACCCACAGGTCGATGGCGCCGGTCAGGTCCTTGCGCCATACGTCGGGCTCGTCGGTCTCGCTCAGGCCCTTGGTGAAGGCCAGTGCCTCGTCCGCGTTCAAGGCGTACGCCAGGATGCGCACCATCATGCGCTCGTCGGTTTCCGACGGATGGCGCGCCACGGTGATGGCGTGGCTGCCGTAGTAGCGGCGGTCGTTGTCCGCCACGTTCAAATCCGCCTTGTAGATGGTCGCGCGCAATGCCATGGTCTATGTGCAAATGTCGAATACGGTGTTATTGGATGCGGTGTATGCGGGATGCATAAGGCGTAGCGGGCGCCTCGGATTCCTGGCCGCCGGCGCCGCGCTGGTCGAAATCGCTGCGCGCCGCCTCGATCTCGTGCAGGTGGTCTTCCGTCCAGTGGCCCAGCGCCCGCACCCGCGCGAACAGGGACCGGCCCAGTTCGGTGAGCTGGTATTCCACCCGCGGCGGCACCTCGGCATAGACGGTGCGCTTGACCAGGCCGTCGCGTTCCAGGTTGCGCAGCGTCAGGGTCAGCATGCGCTGGGAAATGCCCTCTGCCCCGCGCTTGAGTTCGCTGAAGCGGCGCGGGCCCTGGTGCAGCAGCATCACGACGGTCATGGACCAGCGCTCGCCGATGCGCGAGAAGACGGTGGACACCTTCTCGCACGTGCCGGGATCGTGATTGGCGGGGGTATCGGTCACTTGCGTGTACCTCGGTATAAAAAAAGTGCCTTCTTGCCGGCCGGGGCCTGCGCGTCCAACATGCCGCCACACCAACCCTGGAATGTTCCGCATTATGAAGCTACTGCATATCGACGCCAGTATCACCGGCGAACAATCGGCCAGCCGCGGCTTGTCCGCCGCCATCGTACAGCGGCTGCGCGATACGATACCCGAGCTGGATATCGTTTACCGCGACCTGGACGCCGCTCCCCTGCCCCATCTCTCCCTGGCGAATCTGCCAGCCAGCCATCCGATCGCCGCCTCCCTGGCCGGGGCCCTCGGAGCCCAGGCCCGCCTTGCGATGGACGACAGCCAGGCGGTGCTGGATGAATTCCTGGCCGCGGACATCGTGGTAATCGGCGCGCCCATGTACAACTTCACCATCCCCAGCCAGTTGAAGGCATGGGTGGATCGCATCCTGGTGCCCGGCCAGACTTTTTCCTACGGCGCGAACGGGGTCCAGGGGCTGGCGGGCGGCAAACGCGCGATCCTGGCGGTATCGCGCGGCGGCATGTACGGGCCGGGGTCGCCCGCGGCGGCCGCCGAACATGGGGAATCCTATCTGCGCGCGGCGCTTGGCTTTATCGGCATCGCCGAGCCCCAGGTCGTGGTCGCCGAGGGCCTGCAGATGGGCGCCGACCGCAGGGCGCAGGCCATGGAAGAAGCGCTGCGGCAGGCCCAGGCCCTGGCCTGAGCGGTACGCCGCCCCGGCTGACGCCTGCTCCCGCCAGCCGCTATGCCATCGCCGGGTACGCCCCCACCGCGTGGCGCGCGACGAAATGCCCCGCCGACACTTCCACCAGCGGCGCGACCACGGGCTCGTCGCCCACCTTGCGCACCGGGCTGGGAATCTCGTCCACCAGCAATGACCGCTGCCGATGCCGGCGCTGCGGGTCGGCGATGGGCACGGCGGCCATCAGCTTCTTGGTGTAAGGATGCTGCGGGTTCTCGAAGATCGCGCGGCGCGGGCCGATTTCGACGATCTGCCCCAGGTACATCACCGCGACCCGATGGCTGACACGCTCGACCACCGCCATATCGTGGGAGATGAAAAGGAAGGCCACGCCCAGCTCGCGCTGCAGGTCCAGCAGCAGGTTGACGATCTGCGCCTGGATGGACACGTCCAACGCCGACACCGACTCATCCGCGATGACCACCTTGGGATTCAGCGCCAGGGCGCGCGCGATGCACACGCGCTGGCGCTGGCCGCCGGAAAACTCGTGCGGATAGCGCCCTATCATCTCCGGCACCAGGCCGCACTTGTCCATCAGCCAGCGCACCCGTTCCTGCGCCTTCGCGCCCTTGGCCACGCCGTGGATCAGCAGGGGCTCCATGATGGAATCGCCCACCGTCATGCGCGGGTCCAGCGAGCCGAAGGGATCCTGGAAGATGAACTGGATGTGCCGGCGCAGCGTCTGCATGGCCGCGCCGCGCAGCGCGCCGATATTGCGTCCGTCGAACTCGATGGTGCCGCCCTGGCTGTGCACCAATTGCAGCAGGGAGCGACCCGTGGTGGTCTTGCCGCAGCCCGACTCGCCGACCAGCGACAGCGTCTCGCCGGGATAGAGATCGAAACTGACCTTTTCCACCGCGTGCACGCGGCGCTGCACACGCCCCAGGATGCCGCCCGCGATGTCGTAACGCGTGATCAGGTCGCGCACTTTGAGCACCGGACCGTTGTCGCGGCGCACGGTGCTTTCCACCAC is from Bordetella bronchialis and encodes:
- a CDS encoding YaeQ family protein; this encodes MALRATIYKADLNVADNDRRYYGSHAITVARHPSETDERMMVRILAYALNADEALAFTKGLSETDEPDVWRKDLTGAIDLWVEVGQPDERRILKACGRAGQVLIYCYGGHASRIWWDGVRDRVARARNLKVINLPAQDTQALGALAERTMSLDVNVQDGEAYITAEGGSVAIVPEIWRE
- a CDS encoding FMN-dependent NADH-azoreductase; this translates as MKLLHIDASITGEQSASRGLSAAIVQRLRDTIPELDIVYRDLDAAPLPHLSLANLPASHPIAASLAGALGAQARLAMDDSQAVLDEFLAADIVVIGAPMYNFTIPSQLKAWVDRILVPGQTFSYGANGVQGLAGGKRAILAVSRGGMYGPGSPAAAAEHGESYLRAALGFIGIAEPQVVVAEGLQMGADRRAQAMEEALRQAQALA
- a CDS encoding dipeptide ABC transporter ATP-binding protein yields the protein METNRVVEVNDLTVRFQTHDRTVEAVRNVSFHVDRGETLAIVGESGSGKSVTSLALMRLVEYGGGRIVNGSIRLRRRNGEMLDMTAADENTLQRVRGADVAMIFQEPMTSLNPSFTAGVQIAEALRLHQGLDAAAARAETLRMLERVRIPEAKSVLDRYPHQLSGGMRQRVMIAMALSCKPQLLIADEPTTALDVTIQAQILQLIRQLQEEMNMGVIFITHDMGVVAEVADRVLVMYRGDKVEEGGSDEVFADPRHAYTRALLSAVPRLGAMQGTDEPAPFPLLTMSEVQQGQAQPGPERRVVESTVRRDNGPVLKVRDLITRYDIAGGILGRVQRRVHAVEKVSFDLYPGETLSLVGESGCGKTTTGRSLLQLVHSQGGTIEFDGRNIGALRGAAMQTLRRHIQFIFQDPFGSLDPRMTVGDSIMEPLLIHGVAKGAKAQERVRWLMDKCGLVPEMIGRYPHEFSGGQRQRVCIARALALNPKVVIADESVSALDVSIQAQIVNLLLDLQRELGVAFLFISHDMAVVERVSHRVAVMYLGQIVEIGPRRAIFENPQHPYTKKLMAAVPIADPQRRHRQRSLLVDEIPSPVRKVGDEPVVAPLVEVSAGHFVARHAVGAYPAMA
- a CDS encoding chorismate--pyruvate lyase family protein, which gives rise to MRIFHPRSAGWMPVPPPSCTRTQKFWLLRPGALTAGLRQLGGFSLRVLAEYAQAAPAEEAQAMRLVPGTLVWVREVLMSIDGVQGVVARSLTPLPASRATWQGMRRLRSRPLADMLYHDRTVQRSAFECRRLAPGVPFHATALAVTGARGSGAQADDGKVVDIRRALDARPAMALPLMVSGEGSRDARILARRSVFWRHGQPLLVAEGFLASFWEKAGDRRPR
- a CDS encoding winged helix-turn-helix transcriptional regulator, which translates into the protein MTDTPANHDPGTCEKVSTVFSRIGERWSMTVVMLLHQGPRRFSELKRGAEGISQRMLTLTLRNLERDGLVKRTVYAEVPPRVEYQLTELGRSLFARVRALGHWTEDHLHEIEAARSDFDQRGAGGQESEAPATPYASRIHRIQ
- a CDS encoding LysR family transcriptional regulator; this translates as MEFRQIQYFVCLYEEGSVTRAARRLNIVQPALSMQIAKLEQETGRQLFVRSSSGMQPTPEARQMYRIFMPVLADFARAREQVMQRDDELSGQVRVGMIATIAQGVMVDALMAFTQMHPKVALALVDGYSGGLIDAVAGGQLDAAVINKPRRPLALATEPIAEESLVLVCGNHHAELPPEVPLRQMARLKLVLPTRQHGLRGILESFAQAEDVDLAPAVEIDSISAILKLVHGSDFASVLPQVAVRSEISLGRVRSHAIVRPRLTRQVVCVTHPRRTPGAAASAFLRVLLRHVQDMSVA
- a CDS encoding pseudouridine synthase, with the protein product MEKVRISKLMSERGLCSRREADSYIERGWVRVDGEVVSELGAKAYPSQTITLERAAQARQRERVTILIHKPIGYVSGQAEDGYRPAAALIDARSRAAGDRSPLRFDRSHLRGLAVAGRLDIDSTGLLVLTQDGRIAKQLIGEDSGIEKEYLVRVQGRLGEQGLALLNHGLSLDGKPLRPAKVAWQNDDQLRFILKEGKKRQIRRMCELVGLKVVGLKRVRIGRVMLGDLPVGQWRYLREGERF